A portion of the Oxynema aestuarii AP17 genome contains these proteins:
- a CDS encoding REP-associated tyrosine transposase, protein MNLETTISASRKARRERNLWQRRFWEHRVRDEQEFAAYCDYIHINPVKHGLCKSPTDWP, encoded by the coding sequence TTGAATTTAGAGACAACAATAAGCGCATCGCGAAAAGCCCGTCGGGAACGAAATTTATGGCAACGGCGGTTTTGGGAACATCGGGTACGGGACGAACAAGAATTTGCCGCCTATTGCGATTATATTCATATTAACCCGGTGAAACATGGGTTATGCAAATCGCCGACAGATTGGCCGTAG